From Lujinxingia vulgaris, a single genomic window includes:
- a CDS encoding FHA domain-containing protein yields MSSARLCANCKAVVPEEHFYCGRCGASYNEDGRQQANETLFFGAMQAPGRAKIILISGQGLEGLSYHLNSTTHVAGRSNGVILFPDDPFLSEKHASFFYKANKLYLRDEGSLNGTFKRIKEPRALADGEEFLVGQQRFRLELLDLKSEYPMREDTLMYVSPPRPYTFRIVHVVDGGRPGAAYCNAENSLTIGREGTDVIFPDDRHISKSHARVSWREGQAWLEDLGSKNGTYAPVSGEAELAHGDYVFLGSELMRVEINA; encoded by the coding sequence ATGTCCAGCGCCCGCCTATGCGCCAACTGCAAAGCTGTTGTCCCCGAAGAGCACTTCTACTGTGGTCGTTGCGGCGCCAGCTACAATGAAGACGGCCGCCAGCAGGCCAATGAGACGCTCTTCTTCGGCGCGATGCAGGCCCCCGGGCGCGCCAAGATCATCCTGATCAGCGGTCAGGGGCTGGAGGGCTTGAGCTACCACCTCAACTCCACCACCCATGTGGCCGGCCGCTCCAACGGGGTGATTCTTTTTCCCGATGATCCCTTTCTCTCCGAGAAGCACGCCAGCTTCTTTTATAAGGCCAACAAGCTCTACCTGCGCGACGAGGGCAGCCTCAACGGCACCTTCAAGCGCATCAAGGAGCCCCGGGCGCTTGCCGATGGCGAGGAGTTTCTGGTCGGGCAGCAGCGCTTTCGCCTGGAGCTGCTCGATCTCAAGAGCGAGTACCCCATGCGCGAAGACACGCTGATGTACGTCAGCCCGCCGCGGCCTTATACCTTCCGCATCGTACACGTGGTCGATGGCGGCCGCCCCGGGGCGGCCTACTGCAACGCCGAGAACTCCCTGACAATCGGCCGGGAAGGCACCGACGTGATCTTCCCCGATGACCGGCATATCTCCAAAAGTCACGCCCGCGTCAGCTGGCGAGAAGGGCAGGCCTGGCTGGAAGACCTCGGCTCCAAGAATGGCACGTACGCCCCGGTCAGCGGTGAGGCGGAGCTCGCGCATGGCGATTATGTCTTTCTGGGAAGCGAGCTGATGCGCGTGGAGATCAACGCCTGA